A region from the Aegilops tauschii subsp. strangulata cultivar AL8/78 chromosome 5, Aet v6.0, whole genome shotgun sequence genome encodes:
- the LOC141022591 gene encoding uncharacterized protein, whose translation MAPKKTPKGKSGFFGVRQKPSATGVWSSPTPKGVGGSARTPLPKRPRVPTTWRCGVPRGLGHTSTFQRSSRAVPEMLVPQGINMKEITTKKKIMKKPSVVVSAGETDEEAMARFAREHPEYVQAELEYYWKREAEQKKKGPKKEDEAGPSTVMPIDSSSEEDWVDFSEEEEEGCDDPTKEEFWEQFRSSDEE comes from the coding sequence ATGGCGCCGAAGAAGACGCCGAAGGGCAAGTCGGGCTTCTTCGGCGTGAGGCAGAAGCCCTCCGCAACTGGGGTGTGGAGTTCTCCGACGCCGAAAGGCGTTGGTGGATCGGCACGTACCCCTCTGCCCAAGAGGCCGCGCGTGCCTACGACGTGGCGGTGTGGCGTGCCGAGAGGCCTCGGTCACACCTCAACTTTCCAGAGATCGAGTCGGGCGGTACCGGAGATGCTTGTGCCGCAGGGCATCAACATGAAGGAGAtcacgacgaagaagaagataaTGAAGAAGCCGTCGGTTGTCGTCAGTGCTGGCGAGACCGATGAGGAGGCGATGGCGAGGTTTGCTCGGGAGCATCCGGAGTACGTCCAGGCCGAGCTGGAGTACTACTGGAAGCGTGAGGCAGAGCAAAAGAAGAAGGGGCCGAAGAAGGAGGATGAGGCCGGTCCCTCGACGGTGATGCCCATCGATTCCTCTTCCGAGGAGGACTGGGTAGACttctcggaggaggaggaggaggggtgcGACGACCCGACAAAGGAGGAGTTCTGGGagcagttccgtagctccgacgAGGAGTAG